A single genomic interval of Streptococcus suis harbors:
- the tnpB gene encoding IS66 family insertion sequence element accessory protein TnpB (TnpB, as the term is used for proteins encoded by IS66 family insertion elements, is considered an accessory protein, since TnpC, encoded by a neighboring gene, is a DDE family transposase.): MTIQLSDLGQVYLVCGKTDMRQGIDSLAYLIKSQFNLDPFSGQVYLFCGGRKDRFKALYWDGQGFWLLYKRFENGKLTWPNNEEEVKALTSEQVDWLMKGFSIIPKINVSKSRDFY, translated from the coding sequence ATGACCATCCAACTCAGTGATTTAGGTCAAGTTTACTTGGTCTGTGGAAAAACAGATATGCGTCAGGGAATTGATTCCCTGGCCTATCTTATCAAAAGTCAGTTCAACCTGGATCCCTTCTCCGGTCAGGTCTATCTCTTCTGCGGAGGTCGAAAAGACCGGTTCAAAGCTCTTTATTGGGATGGACAGGGATTTTGGTTATTGTATAAACGTTTTGAAAATGGGAAATTGACCTGGCCAAACAATGAAGAAGAGGTCAAGGCTCTAACTTCCGAGCAAGTCGACTGGCTCATGAAAGGATTTTCTATCATTCCAAAAATAAATGTTTCAAAAAGTCGTGATTTCTATTGA